The following are encoded in a window of Acipenser ruthenus chromosome 26, fAciRut3.2 maternal haplotype, whole genome shotgun sequence genomic DNA:
- the LOC131701785 gene encoding uncharacterized protein LOC131701785 yields the protein MGLHKTRLFVLWMSLNLMAGKASSKCEREATVKTQVNGTLDSKTLIPCQFDSSLLSQATKGNTAVVWTFKKNNTTTLRYLVEIGESETPRFWDNRKGRIILFPTLSKEGNFSILLNRTRSEDQGRYLCELFDGVNCSLGVQEVQLTIRAAVVRSEMRWYIITGGGGGLGVILLLILLLACFLWKRGSSGKTDPGLVPSDPTVVERKKKKGRKAEEPIYANVTYNIENQLFQINQVDLKKADHKQKNPSNQDVRKVDENPSKFLQNIFK from the exons ATGGGACTTCACAAAACCaggctttttgttttgtggatGTCGTTGAACCTTATGGCTGGAAAAG CTAGCAGTAAGTGTGAGAGGGAAGCTACTGTTAAGACACAAGTCAATGGAACTCTTGATTCCAAGACCCTCATTCCATGCCAGTTTGACAGCAGCCTGCTCAGTCAGGCCACAAAGGGGAACACAGCTGTTGTGTGGACtttcaaaaaaaacaacacaacaacattaCGGTACCTAGTCGAAATTGGAGAATCAGAAACTCCAAGGTTCTGGGATAACCGAAAAGGCAGAATCATCCTATTCCCAACTCTGTCGAAAGAGGGAAACTTTTCCATACTTCTCAACAGAACACGGTCAGAAGATCAAGGGAGATACTTGTGTGAGCTGTTTGATGGTGTTAACTGCAGTTTGGGAGTGCAGGAGGTTCAACTCACAATAAGAG CTGCTGTCGTGCGTTCTGAAATGAGGTGGTATATTatcacaggaggaggaggaggactggGGGTCATTCTGCTGCTGATCTTGCTGCTTGCGTGTTTTCTATGGAAACGTGGATCCAGTG gtAAGACAGACCCAGGATTAGTACCAAG TGATCCTACTGTTgtggaaagaaagaagaaaaaag GTCGCAAAGCTGAAGAACCTATTTATGCCAACGTGACCTACAACATAG AAAATCAGCTGTTTCAAATTAACCAAGTGGACTTAAAAAAAGCTGATCATAAGCAAA aaaatccaTCAAACCAGGATGTTAGAAAAGTGGACGAGAATCCAAGTAAGTTTTTAca AAATATATTTAAGTAG